A single region of the Puniceicoccales bacterium genome encodes:
- a CDS encoding sugar transferase: MDVKIGRFLELSCALVIALILLPIMFIIAILSRFEIKKVGIFFTQERIGKNGKPFRIIKFRTMRRTIADTKDDDIALNSFNEKLVTKFGKFLRKTRLDELPQIFNVIKGDMGFIGHRPLTMDFFDVINNDVEYRKILKFKPGITGYATLKILEYEANVLNNAEDRADAYLRFVFPKKMKYNLEYLKEKNLWLDASIIFMTAVVFFKYLSSSLMGIIFDIFGQKKVKSLTPIEKSEKVSQRS; the protein is encoded by the coding sequence ATGGATGTGAAGATTGGAAGATTCCTAGAGCTTAGCTGTGCCCTGGTCATTGCGCTCATTCTCCTGCCAATCATGTTCATAATTGCCATTTTGTCTAGATTTGAGATCAAAAAAGTTGGCATTTTTTTTACCCAGGAAAGGATTGGCAAAAATGGTAAGCCGTTCAGAATAATAAAGTTCAGGACGATGCGCAGAACCATTGCCGATACCAAAGATGACGATATTGCTCTGAATTCATTTAACGAAAAATTAGTCACGAAATTTGGTAAATTTTTGAGAAAGACTCGGCTAGATGAGCTTCCCCAGATTTTTAACGTTATCAAGGGCGACATGGGATTTATTGGCCATCGACCGTTGACGATGGACTTTTTTGATGTCATAAATAACGATGTTGAATACAGGAAAATTTTGAAATTTAAGCCCGGAATAACCGGCTATGCGACGCTGAAAATCCTTGAGTACGAAGCCAATGTGTTGAATAATGCCGAGGATAGGGCCGATGCTTACCTGCGTTTTGTTTTCCCGAAAAAAATGAAATACAACCTTGAGTACTTGAAGGAGAAGAACTTGTGGTTGGATGCAAGCATAATATTCATGACCGCCGTTGTGTTTTTCAAGTATCTGAGTTCGTCGCTAATGGGCATAATTTTCGATATTTTTGGTCAAAAGAAAGTAAAAAGTCTAACGCCCATCGAAAAAAGCGAAAAAGTGTCCCAACGTTCCTAG
- a CDS encoding ABC transporter ATP-binding protein, with amino-acid sequence MHDTDAKLLDIRNLTVRFKNPEVLAINNISFHVKPRETFAIIGESGSGKTSVALSIANLFNKKIASLSGNILFDGVDLLSIPEKNMASYRGHKIAYIFQEPGLALNPSLTIGYQIRESMKQKSKHAVMELMDDVGLTNKRFYYAYPHELSGGMQQRAMIAIAIASHPKLLIADEPTTSLDVTIQKQIITLLKNIKKERELAILLITHNFGIINGFADRAMVMFNGEIAEINSTGNIFKNSKSPYTTKLLNCVPELGNPGKLDL; translated from the coding sequence ATGCACGATACCGATGCGAAGTTACTGGACATACGCAATTTGACTGTCCGATTTAAAAACCCAGAAGTCCTGGCGATAAACAATATTTCGTTCCACGTAAAACCGCGCGAAACCTTTGCAATTATCGGGGAAAGCGGCAGTGGGAAAACTTCCGTGGCTTTAAGTATAGCAAATTTGTTCAACAAAAAAATAGCGAGCCTGTCGGGAAACATCCTGTTCGACGGCGTAGATCTATTGTCGATTCCAGAAAAAAATATGGCATCCTACCGAGGGCACAAAATAGCCTACATCTTTCAGGAGCCAGGCCTTGCACTAAATCCTTCACTCACAATAGGATATCAAATCCGCGAATCGATGAAACAAAAGTCCAAACATGCGGTCATGGAACTCATGGATGATGTGGGATTAACAAATAAGCGATTTTATTATGCTTATCCGCATGAACTTAGCGGTGGCATGCAACAGAGGGCGATGATTGCCATAGCCATAGCCAGCCACCCAAAATTATTGATAGCGGACGAACCCACCACTTCGTTGGACGTAACAATCCAAAAACAAATCATAACTCTACTAAAAAACATTAAAAAAGAACGTGAACTTGCGATACTGCTGATAACTCATAACTTCGGCATAATCAATGGCTTCGCTGACAGAGCCATGGTAATGTTCAACGGGGAAATCGCAGAAATAAACAGTACCGGAAATATATTCAAAAATTCTAAAAGCCCATACACTACCAAACTTTTGAATTGCGTTCCAGAACTCGGTAACCCAGGCAAATTGGACCTGTGA
- the dprA gene encoding DNA-processing protein DprA yields MKLAGLTNTQLLMILSSLPTIGSITFFKLYNNFKKNLHQIFSATKEELMEIGLVSEAIANKILNWEKFFDLGKTETKLAKIRGDFIGYCDNENYPKSLKNIHDPPIGLYSIGNGSLLNSRCIAIVGTRKPTLYGIKVATEFAINLANLGFCIVSGLAQGIDSSAHEGAIAAGGKTIAVLGCGIDIIYPSENRRLYKKIAEQGCIISEFPLEKRADKQTFPIRNRLISGLCDNVIIIETAKHGGSMITANIACEQGKNVFVIPGRIDQTSSEGCHELIRNGATLVTSVDDILEEINFPMQQALVFDDQKEEPKISDPVERQVLNFLKSCDNATIDDIMINSQLTLGPILKSIQLLEIKQLITKNFDGSFQANFMHMHK; encoded by the coding sequence CAAAAAAAATCTTCACCAAATATTCTCGGCAACCAAAGAAGAACTCATGGAGATCGGACTTGTATCCGAAGCCATTGCTAATAAAATACTAAACTGGGAGAAATTTTTCGACCTAGGTAAAACTGAAACAAAATTGGCCAAAATTCGAGGGGATTTTATTGGCTATTGTGACAATGAAAATTATCCAAAATCACTAAAAAATATCCACGATCCACCCATTGGGCTGTATTCCATCGGCAACGGATCTTTGCTAAACTCCCGATGTATAGCTATCGTAGGTACAAGAAAACCAACGCTTTACGGCATTAAGGTAGCCACAGAATTTGCGATAAACCTGGCAAATCTGGGGTTTTGTATAGTCAGTGGCCTGGCCCAGGGAATAGACAGTTCGGCCCACGAAGGAGCCATCGCAGCCGGTGGCAAAACCATCGCTGTTCTCGGTTGTGGCATCGACATCATTTACCCATCCGAAAATCGCCGCCTATACAAAAAAATCGCTGAACAGGGTTGTATTATTTCGGAATTTCCTCTGGAAAAAAGGGCTGACAAGCAAACTTTTCCCATACGAAATAGGCTTATTTCAGGGCTTTGCGACAACGTCATCATCATTGAAACCGCAAAACATGGCGGCAGCATGATAACGGCAAACATCGCCTGCGAACAGGGAAAAAACGTATTTGTTATACCTGGCAGAATAGATCAAACCTCCAGCGAAGGCTGCCACGAATTGATCAGAAATGGAGCAACCCTTGTGACCTCGGTGGATGATATATTGGAGGAAATAAATTTTCCAATGCAACAGGCTCTCGTTTTTGATGATCAAAAGGAGGAACCAAAAATCTCCGATCCTGTTGAAAGACAAGTCCTTAATTTTCTAAAATCCTGTGACAATGCTACCATAGATGACATAATGATCAATAGCCAGCTGACTCTCGGGCCGATTCTAAAATCCATACAACTGCTTGAAATAAAACAACTCATAACAAAAAATTTCGATGGATCATTCCAGGCAAATTTTATGCACATGCACAAGTAG
- the raiA gene encoding ribosome-associated translation inhibitor RaiA, whose amino-acid sequence MEKDIIVSGVHLTLTEALKQKVHEKAEKLFRHGEGIVRIRVELQHEQSKDPSNEFVAKGHVEIHGPDIIAVASSDDLYKSIDLLVQKLDRQLTDKASREKK is encoded by the coding sequence ATGGAAAAAGATATAATCGTATCTGGTGTGCATCTAACACTTACAGAAGCACTTAAGCAAAAAGTTCACGAAAAAGCTGAAAAATTATTTCGGCATGGCGAAGGGATTGTGCGCATAAGGGTTGAGTTGCAACATGAACAGAGCAAGGATCCTAGTAATGAATTTGTGGCAAAAGGTCATGTGGAAATCCACGGCCCGGACATCATAGCCGTGGCCTCCAGCGATGATTTGTATAAATCCATAGATCTGCTTGTGCAAAAATTGGATAGACAGTTGACGGACAAGGCCAGCAGGGAAAAAAAGTAA
- a CDS encoding RNA methyltransferase → MALESKNNPKIKFLDKLKKKSCRERYKTYLIEGHRELMRAFQANLVTEVYFCQKLFTDNTFHGSLEKLSSANIPMIEVGEQAYQKISIRENGDGLIGLGKPFVKPLDHIRQEEPGNPLIIAAESLEKPSNLGAIIRTAESAGATALAVLDASTDPYNPNTIRSSQGAIFSIPIIGCSSIAFDEFCHSNGLKIICTTPHGNRIYWEENLTNSLAIIVGSEARGLSDFWLRNTNSISVKIPQLGSSDSLNVSVATAVVTYEAVRQRNLIL, encoded by the coding sequence GTGGCCCTGGAGAGCAAAAATAATCCAAAGATAAAATTTCTCGACAAGTTGAAAAAGAAATCCTGTCGAGAGCGATATAAAACCTATTTGATCGAAGGCCATCGAGAACTGATGCGAGCCTTCCAAGCCAACCTGGTAACCGAGGTGTATTTCTGCCAAAAGTTGTTCACTGACAACACATTTCATGGATCATTAGAAAAATTATCCTCGGCGAATATTCCGATGATCGAAGTCGGTGAACAGGCCTATCAAAAAATATCTATCAGAGAAAATGGCGATGGCCTGATCGGACTGGGCAAGCCATTCGTAAAACCATTGGACCATATTCGACAAGAGGAGCCCGGCAATCCATTAATAATTGCCGCTGAGAGTCTAGAAAAACCAAGCAATTTGGGTGCGATAATTCGAACGGCCGAATCTGCCGGAGCAACCGCACTGGCCGTGCTGGATGCGTCAACTGACCCCTATAACCCAAACACAATAAGATCTTCCCAGGGCGCAATATTCTCAATTCCGATAATAGGTTGCAGCTCAATAGCTTTCGATGAATTTTGCCATAGCAATGGTCTGAAAATTATCTGCACAACCCCGCACGGCAACCGGATTTATTGGGAGGAAAATTTGACAAATAGCCTGGCAATTATCGTCGGCAGCGAAGCTAGGGGCCTTTCGGATTTCTGGCTTAGGAACACGAATTCTATCTCGGTTAAAATCCCCCAGCTTGGCAGTTCAGATTCCCTAAATGTATCCGTTGCAACCGCAGTGGTTACCTATGAAGCAGTTAGACAACGTAACTTAATTTTATAG